AACTTCTACCGACGATTCCTCAAAAGCTACGCAGGAAGCGTGCAATGCATCCAGAACCTCACACGAAAGGACACCCCATTCGAATGGACCAAAGAACGCAATGACGCATTTGAGAAAGTCAAACAACAAGTCAGCTCAGAACCTGTCACTCGAATCCCCGACCCTAACAAACCTTTCGAagtcgagaccgacgcctcaGACTTCGCTATGGGCGGACAACTTGGACAACGcgatgaagaaggaagactacacccttgtgccttcttctccaaagcaTTCCACGGACCAGAATTGAACTaccagatccacgacaaagaaCTCATGGCAATCATCGAAGCATTCCATGAATGGAGACCGCAACTATCTGGTACGAAACACGAAGTTCTCGTGTACACGGATCACAAGAACCTCGCACATTTCACAACCTCCAAGAACCTGAACAAACGACAAGTCAGATGGTCAGAATTCCTTTCGGAATACAACTTCCGGATCATCTACAGAAAAGGAACCGACAACGGCAGAGCCGACGCTCTCAGCAGAAGGACGGATCACGAAGTTCCCGTCCCAGAGGAAACACAAGTCATCCTCAAAACAGACAAGAATGGAGACCTTGTTCCAGCACAGAAGCTCCTCATGATCGCCAGACGAGTCATGGTTGGCACGACCAACAAGATGACGCATGAGATGATCAGAGAGATTCACAGTGCTCGAGCAcacggacaccaaggagtTACCAAGACCTGGAAACGAATTCGACAACACCACGACCAGCGAGTAACAAGACAAGACGTTGCAGACGCAATCCGGGATTGCGAACCctgcaagaaaagcaagaacagCCCACACAAGCCCTATGGACAGATTCAGCCACTGCCAgtaccaccagcagcatggcaTTCGATCTCTTTGGACTTTATTGTCAAATtaccaaagtcaagagaacCCCTTACGAAGGTCTATTACGACAGCGTTTTGGTCATAGTGGACCGACTCACCAAATACGCCTACTTCATTCCATACCTGGAAGCAAGCACAGCAGAAGACCTTGCGTACACGTTTttgaaatacatcatcagcaaccacggaCTACCCAAAGAAATTGtgtcagacagagacaagctGTTTACTTCGAAGTTTTGGAAATCTCTGATTTCGCAACTTGGTGCAGACCACAAACTGTCTACCTCTTTCCACCCGCAGACCGATGGTCAGACCGAACGAATCAACCAGATACTCGAACAGTATCTACGATGCTACGTCAACTACGACCAAGACAACTGGGTACCACTGTTACCTACAGCCCAGTTCGCCTACAACAGCGCAGTTGGAGAAAGCACTCTCCACTCCCCATTCTACCTAAACTACGGATTCGAACCTACAGCACATGGAGAACCACGCGAAGGACCACGGGCCCtgaaggccgtggccgaaATCAACAAAATGCGCGACATCCAGACAAACGTCTCCCAAGATTTGGAATTCGTCAGAGAACGAATGAAGAAATACGCCAACACTTCAAGGATTGGAGGACCATCcttagaagagggagatagtGCCTACCTCATACGACGAAATATCAAAACCAAGCGACCTAGCGACAAGTTGGACTACAAAAAACTCGGACCTTTTGAAATCCTCAAAAAGGTCTCGCCAGTCAACTACAAACTAAAGCTACCCGATACGATGAAAATCCACCCAGTCTTTCACGTCGCACTCCTCGAACCAGCACCACGTGGATCACATACCgaagactgcatcatcgttgAACCCAATGAACCAGAATACGAAGTCGAacgaatcatcgaccacaggAACGAAGATGGTCATGACGAATATCTCATTAAATGGAAAAGCTAcggacacgaagacaactcatgggaaccagtcaagaacctccaaCACTCTCAGGCACTGCTAAGGGAGTACCAAAGTCAAAGTCAGCCAACTCCGGATCCTCAAACACCGCCTCCCAGTCGACGACCCCGAAGGCGCCACCAGCCTGTGCCTCTTTAGCCACTGCCGACTCAGAAGAGGACACAACGGAATCCTCAGGACCACCATCCGGGATCTCCCGACCCTTCTTGAACACCATCCGCTTCGCCTTACGAATACGATCCAGCTTCGCAAGCGACTCATCCATTTCGGCCTGAGCTCGCCTCAACGCTTCCGCTCGTTGACGAAGAATCAATTCTTCCGACTCCTCCTCACGCTCGAGACGATCGGACTCATTCAAAAGACGATCCACTATCGCAAACGGATCAGCACCATAAGGAACAGAACAAAGACCAAACACTTACATTCACAAATCGCATTCGCCGACGCATCGCAAGAACGACCGCGACGAACGCATTCAGAACATTTCGATTTGCCAGCCAGCATCTTGCAGCGACGACCAGCCGACCGACAGTACGAACAAGGCATGACGTCGAAACCAAATTCCCTGATTTCAAGCGCAAGCTTCAGGCGACGTTGCGTAGAAGAAGCCTTGGCACAAGATTCGCTGAGCGACATTTTGTCAGCACGAAGGAAGAAAACATTTGACACCATCCCAACCTGGATGGCAGGGGACCCGACCTACTTATGTGGTTTGGGGACCAAACCTTTGGAGAGGAGACCTGATGTTACGACCCGTCAAACATAACAGGACCAGGGGACGCCCCCACAGGGCGCCTGGCGGTTACGGACAAGTTATAAGCAAGCAGACACGGGAAACAAGGGTGACTCCTCCGGCGCGGAAGAACTATGATGCAaggtcacgtggagataaggAAGTGAGCAACTGATTATGCGTGAGCACGATTGATCACGACGTGAGCGCTCACGCGCCCCACTTCAAGTGATCACTCCATACAACACCTGGATTACTGGTAATCAGGTGTAAGCCAAACCTCAGCAACAGACACACgggacttgtatataggatggacttggacgaactcaaggacagacttccatagctcttcagcaatcaactttgtgattatcccctcggatactctcggcacccttcactagtgacatacgttacaagacctttgttgagtatacgactgatcaccgtatcctctgaagacctgatcctttcagcacgacttacagcactgttcgATAGCatcgttgcctcagcttctgccaatagacactaccacggaaagccgaccgtaacactAAAAGACTAATATATTCTTTTAATAAACTTAAGAGACTTATAattttatagttaaataCTCTAGAGGACTAaactattataattaaagtttatagtataataactctattatatacttattatattaaaagtttttatatagtacttaattaaataataagaattataagtataatacttcttataattatatatttaaaagtaagtactaatagtaaaattataatttaataaaTTCTTTAGTATTTAAAAGTAAATTTTGCACTTAAGAATTTTAGTACTCTCTCTATAGTTAGGAAGGAGTATTAATAAGTTGTTACGACCCGAATCCGGTTGGTGACTGTTGCAGCCTGGAACGACCCCTGGCGCGAacagcagggcagagaggcactcatgtatgcaggcgcacggcgcaggccgaacgacggaacggaagaactagggaaggtcacgtgatGGATCAGTCTGGATCACTGGTGATCCAACATGATCCTGCACCAAGGATCAGTGAGCCACTGAACTGATCCAACACCAAggatcaccaacaacgagaagTGATCCAACAACAGGTCAAtaggatataaggacattcattccacatagatagattaccttccatagctcttcagcaatcaacttcgtGATTCACTCTACCATAAGTGACTCTTAGATTATCCTTCTGTTGTGACTACGACAAGTTACCTACGccttgagtatacgactgatcaccgcatcctccccaacaagacctccaacaagccagcaaggccCCAGCACTGTTCATTGAGTACTGACCTCAGCTATCTGTTAGCAGAAACACCACTGTCGGATATCTGACCGTAACACTTTgattgctcctgttcagtaAGTTGACCTCCGTACTCACCGAACAGTCAAGAACATGGCACCTGTCACCACCCCGactccatcctcttccgcgtccaagggcaagacggTCACCCCGCCTCAGCCCAAGAGCCTGGACGAAGAGATGAAGAACGCCGAGTCCTCtagcgacgaggacgacaacgcTGAGTTAACCCGACAACTCAAGCGCGCCAACAAAGACATCGCCAAAATGCAGACCATGTTCAACGAGAACGCTGCCGCCATGGAGGAACTCCAGAAACAGGCGCGACgagccctcgccctcgaggacgaagtcCGAATCCTCCGCGCAGCAGGCAATATCATCACGACCCCAATGGACGGACGAGACAAACTCAAGCTCAACTCGCCCGGCACCTTCGACGGGACCCCCGGACAACTCAAGGGATTCCTGATCCAGATCAGGACCTACCAGGAGTTCCATCAAAGCAACTTCCGCAATGAGACTGAGAGGATCATCCACGCCTCCACCTTTCTTCGAGGCAGAGCCCTCTCATGGTTTGAACCATACATGGAAGATCTACTTGACAACACGACACTTGAGCACTGCAAGAACGAGACCCAGGATATCTTCGGAAGCTTCCAAGGCTTCGAACACGCCTTGAAGTCCCTATTCCAGGATCCCGACGAAAAGCGGCAAGCCGAGAGAGATCTATCTAACCTACGACAAACCAAGTCAGCCACCCACTACGCTGCAGAATTCCGACGAATCTGCGCACGCCTTGACTACACCGATGACACCCGAATCTTCATGTTCTACCAAGGACtgaaggaggaagtcaaggacgaaCTCGCCAAGATCGATCGACCAGACGACTTCCTACAGTACGTCGAAAAAGCCATTCAGATCGACACTCGCCTGTACGAGCGACGCAGGGAAAAAGGCGAAAACCGCCGACCGCAAGCCAACACGAGCAAACGGTACACCCCGGGACCACGCCAGCAAAACAACTACAACAGTAACTGGAGAAACAACCAGCAACGCAACAGCGGACCAAGCACTGCCTATGGATATCACGCAGGACCTATGGACGTCAGCGTGGCTCACAAGAACAAGCCAACCACGCGACGCGACCCCAGGAGTGGCGTTTGCTTCAACTGCGAGAAACCAGGTCACATCGCTAGAGATTGCAGACAACCCAAACGACTCCAGAACCGACCACTACCCGAGGACACCAAGAAAGCCAACATTGCGAAGAAGGAAGTACCACACGAACAACTTTCATGGACCGCCTGCTACAGCGACGAATGCCCTACACACCAGGACGGCAAGGAACAAGCAGGCTGGTACCCAAAGGAGCCGAAGAACAAAACCGTGGCCGTCTCCAGGAAATCCAAGAACGGAGACATTCAGACCATGGAAAAACGGAACCAACAGCTTATAACGAAACTCATCCAAGCACGAGATGCCACGCAAGCACAACTGGGAAGTCCCAACATGCCAGAGACCctccaggccatcaaggcccGGTTACAACAAAGAATCCAGGCCCAAGGCGACTACCAGAAGCAACTCGCGCTCGAAGAAGACCTAGCCAGCTCGGtacaagaagaagtaggcCTAACCAGCCGACTCACCAAGATAGTGGCTGTGGGAAGAAAACAAGCGAAAACCCCATTCCCCCGACCACAACTCAACATCAGGGAGAAGACCCCCCAAGAAAccatcgaggtcctcggAGAACGAACGAGCTCCGAATACACCTCCGACTCGGGAGAATCGCTGGACGAATTCTTCCCACCAAGCAAGATGGAACGACGAGCAGCCGagcagctccttgagctccgGCGAACCAGAAGCTCGACTCGATCCAAGAGTCCCAATCTCAAAATCAAGCAAGAGATAAGACAGAGACTCAGAAACCTCGACCCCTACGACAGGATAAAGCTACAGGAGTACGAGATCGACGAAGGCAATGACATCGACTCGGACGAACCCTTAGCCTCGCAGACATACCCAAGCACCGGTCACGCCCCGCTCAACCAACGACCCAACGTCGACAAAACGCACAACAACCAAGAAGTACGCTTCTATGGTACAGAGGACGTTGACGCCAACAACAGACCTGAAGTTCAGATTCAGGAGAAACCCCTGTTTGGAGATGACGAACTACTTGAATTGACACACAAACGACACTACAGAATCTTCTGGGCAGACTGCATATACGACGAATGCAAGACTCACCTCCGCTCGAAAGAAGAATATGCCTTCTACCCccgacgacaaggacgagagCCTATCCCAAAGGCCTACCAAGACTCGGAACTCAACACATGGGAAGTCAAGGAATATCTCACTAAGTGGCTCTGCTTCCAGCCAAGCCCAAAGCATCCCATGCCTTGTGTCAATCATATCACCAAGCACTGGTCAGACTGCATGTTCGACAAATGCAAGTACCATTACGAAGGAAAAGCACAAGCCTGGAGAACACAGATCAAAGGAAAGAACTCCAGTAAGAAGTCAAAAAACTAGGGACGCCAACTGCAGAGGGACCGCAGACGGCGACACAACACAAGAAGTCCCTATGTGCCGCAACCAGGGAAGACGACAGACATCTCTTCCTGGAAGCCATCATCGATGGGCAGCCCACACAGGTCATGATCGACAGTGGAGCCCAAGCAAATTTCATGTCACCACGATTGATTAATCAACGAAAAATTGCATGGAGACTCAAGGACGAGCCATACGCTCTTCAGAATGTGGAAGGAGAAACGGTTGAGTACGACGGAGGCACCATCAGCAAGGAGACCGCGCAACTCTCTATGGTTATCCATGGTCGTCAAGAACAGCTGATCTTCGACATCACAAAGATAGGACAACTAGACGTTATCCTAGGAGTCCCATGGCTACGAAAACACGACCCAGACATCAGTTGGAAGGCCAACCAACTTCGATGGAGAGATTCAGCCACGGAAGCGCGTTGCATGCCGCAACCCCCGGGTGAACACAGACGACAGAGATACGTCGCCTACGTCAAACGGATCGAACCTATGAAAGATGAGCGATTCGAATCCTTTATCAACGATCAGCGGGAAGAGGAACGACTCTCCCCAATCCCCGCAGAATACCGCAGTTACAAGAAGCTGTTTGCCGAAGAACTGGAAACAGGCTTACCAGAACATGGTCCTTGGGACCATGAGATTCCCATCAAGGAAGGGGAACACCCGAAATTTCATAAGCTCTACGGACTTAATGAAAACCAGCGGGAAGAACTCGACAAGTACATCGACGAAAACCTCAGAAAAGGTTACATTCGACCATCGACATCCCCAGCAGGATACCCTATCCTGTTTGTACCCAAAAAGAACGGCAAGCTACGACTCTGTGTCGATTACCGACAGCTCAACGACATCACAATCAAGAATAGCTACCCGTTACCTCTCATCACAGAACTTCGAGATCTACTCTACGGAGCCAAATGGTTTACAGCCCTCGACCTTAAAGGAGCCTACAACCTGATCAGAatcaaggaaggggaagaatgGAAGACTTGCTTCCGCACACGAAGAGGCAATTACGAATACCTCGTCATGCCCTTCGGACTCACCAACGCCCCCGCCTCCTTTCAAACTATGATCAACCATGTCCTACGAGAATACCTGGATGTATTCGTTGTCGTttacctcgacgacatcctcatcttctcgcccACACTCGAAATTCACAAGGAACACGTTCACAAGGTACTACAGAAGCTGCAAGAAGCCAAGCTCCTGGTAGAACCCGAGAAAAGTGTATTTCACAGTCAACGAGTCGACTACCTCGGATTCACCATTACCCCTGGTGAAATCCGcatggacgacaagaagatcgCGGCAGTCAAGGACTGGCCTCGACCCCAGAATGTCAAGGACATCCAATCATTCCTCGGATTCGTCAACTTCTATCGACGATTCCTCAAAGGATATTCCGACAAAATCAACCCCCTCATCAAGCTCACACGCAAAAACACCACTTTCGAATGGACTGACGAACAAGACAAAGCCTTCGAAGACATCAAGCAGCAAGTTCTATCCGAACCTGTCCTGATGATCCCAGACCCTAGGAAACCCTTCGAACTTgagaccgacgcctcggacTACGCCATCGGTGGACAACTCGGACAACgcgacgaggaaggaagaCTGCACCCTTGCGGTTTCTTTTCCAAGAAACTCAGCGGACCCGAGCTCAACTaccagatccacgacaaagaaCTCATGGCAATTATCGAAGCCTTCAGAGAATGGAAACCTCAACTCTCTGGCACTAAGCATGAAGTCAAGGTCTACACCGATCACAAGAACCTAGCCCACTTCACGACATCGAAAGCCCTCAACAAGCGACAGATTAGATGGTCAGAATTCCTCTCGGAATTCAACTTTCGGATCATCTACGTCAAAGGAACAGAAAACGGCAGAGCTGATGCCCTGAGCCGAAGACCGGACCACGAAACCCCGGTACCAGACGAAACTCTTGTCATCTTGAAGCAAGACGACAAAGGCGACCTAGTGCCCGCACAGAAACTCATCATGATCGGCACCCGTGTCAATACCAGCACGACTGGCAGAATGACACCTGAACAGATCAGAGAAATTCACAGCGCCCGCGCAcacggacaccaaggagtTACGAAAACATTCAAGCGAATTCGACAACACTACGACAAGAAAGTCACACGAGCAGAAGTGGCTTCCGCAATCAAGGATTGCGAGATgtgcaagaaaagcaagaacagtCCGCACAAACCCTACGGACAGCTACAACCATTGCCAATCCCACCAGAAGCATGGCATTCGATCTCTTTGGACTTCATCGTCAAACTcccaaagtcaagagaacCACTCACGAAAACCTGGTATGACAGTATACTAGTTATCGTCGACCGACTTACAAAGTACGCCTACTTTATCCCGTACTTGGAATCAAGCACGGCAGAAGGCCTCGCGTACACATTTttgaaatacatcatcagcaaccacggaTTGCCGAAAGAAATTGtgtcagacagagacaaaCTGTTCACATCCAAGTTTTGGAAATCCCTGATTTCGCAACTAGGAGCTGATCACAAGCTGTCGACCGCTTTCCACCCGCAAACCGACGGACAGACCGAACGGATCAACCAGATCCTTGAACAATACCTACGATGTTATGTCAACTACGACCAAGACAATTGGGTACCACTGCTACCCATGGCCCAATTCGCCTACAACAGTGCTATCGGAGAAAGCACCCTTCACTCGCCCTTCTACCTCAACTACGGATTTCAACCCACCGCATATGGAGAACCTCGGCAAGGACCACGAGCCTTGAAAGCCGTGGCTGATTACAACAAGCTACGAGAACTCCAGGAAAACATCGCCAAAGACTTGGAATTTGTTAGGGCACGAATGAAGAAATACTCAGACCCATCAAGGATGACGGGACCATCCttcgaagagggagatagcgcGTACCTCATACGCCGAAACATCAAGACGAAGCGACCAAGCGACAAACTCGACTACAAAAAACTTGGACCCTTCGAAATCATCCAAAAAATCTCAGACGTCAACTTCAAGCTGAAGCTCCCCGACACGATGAAAATCCACCCAGTCTTCCACATCGCTCTACTCGAACCAGCACCACGCGGATCACACACAgaagactgcatcatcgtGGAAACCCACGAACCAGAGTA
This genomic interval from Colletotrichum higginsianum IMI 349063 chromosome 9, whole genome shotgun sequence contains the following:
- a CDS encoding Pol protein — encoded protein: MERRAAEQLLELRRTRSSTRSKSPNLKIKQEIRQRLRNLDPYDRIKLQEYEIDEGNDIDSDEPLASQTYPSTGHAPLNQRPNVDKTHNNQEVRFYGTEDVDANNRPEVQIQEKPLFGDDELLELTHKRHYRIFWADCIYDECKTHLRSKEEYAFYPRRQGREPIPKAYQDSELNTWEVKEYLTKWLCFQPSPKHPMPCVNHITKHWSDCMFDKCKYHYEGKAQAWRTQIKGKNSNDRHLFLEAIIDGQPTQVMIDSGAQANFMSPRLINQRKIAWRLKDEPYALQNVEGETVEYDGGTISKETAQLSMVIHGRQEQLIFDITKIGQLDVILGVPWLRKHDPDISWKANQLRWRDSATEARCMPQPPGEHRRQRYVAYVKRIEPMKDERFESFINDQREEERLSPIPAEYRSYKKLFAEELETGLPEHGPWDHEIPIKEGEHPKFHKLYGLNENQREELDKYIDENLRKGYIRPSTSPAGYPILFVPKKNGKLRLCVDYRQLNDITIKNSYPLPLITELRDLLYGAKWFTALDLKGAYNLIRIKEGEEWKTCFRTRRGNYEYLVMPFGLTNAPASFQTMINHVLREYLDVFVVVYLDDILIFSPTLEIHKEHVHKVLQKLQEAKLLVEPEKSVFHSQRVDYLGFTITPGEIRMDDKKIAAVKDWPRPQNVKDIQSFLGFVNFYRRFLKGYSDKINPLIKLTRKNTTFEWTDEQDKAFEDIKQQVLSEPVLMIPDPRKPFELETDASDYAIGGQLGQRDEEGRLHPCGFFSKKLSGPELNYQIHDKELMAIIEAFREWKPQLSGTKHEVKVYTDHKNLAHFTTSKALNKRQIRWSEFLSEFNFRIIYVKGTENGRADALSRRPDHETPVPDETLVILKQDDKGDLVPAQKLIMIGTRVNTSTTGRMTPEQIREIHSARAHGHQGVTKTFKRIRQHYDKKVTRAEVASAIKDCEMCKKSKNSPHKPYGQLQPLPIPPEAWHSISLDFIVKLPKSREPLTKTWYDSILVIVDRLTKYAYFIPYLESSTAEGLAYTFLKYIISNHGLPKEIVSDRDKLFTSKFWKSLISQLGADHKLSTAFHPQTDGQTERINQILEQYLRCYVNYDQDNWVPLLPMAQFAYNSAIGESTLHSPFYLNYGFQPTAYGEPRQGPRALKAVADYNKLRELQENIAKDLEFVRARMKKYSDPSRMTGPSFEEGDSAYLIRRNIKTKRPSDKLDYKKLGPFEIIQKISDVNFKLKLPDTMKIHPVFHIALLEPAPRGSHTEDCIIVETHEPEYEVERIIDHRNENGHDEYLIKWKGYGHEDNSWEPVKNLQHSQQALQQYHEKDSRDLAPQSPTLRPENSSQTPRRHPRRRDLARP